One window from the genome of Lachancea thermotolerans CBS 6340 chromosome B complete sequence encodes:
- a CDS encoding FluC/FEX family fluoride channel (similar to uniprot|Q08913 Saccharomyces cerevisiae YOR390W Hypothetical ORF), which produces MESKEKLDAEPRKTRIGAQLRAEGEVVLQLLFFSILGNYSRLGLVRLTDYRGSYVQGPTVLWANLAACFLMGAAQALKPRDVFTPLFFTAVTTGYCGSVSSFSSFLVEVFEHATNTAADSGSHSFPNRAYGIMEFLSVLFVQLMVSMCSHLFGLCLAREFSGSLETSGSWEASKNARRVRKVLKLAENIARILAVPVLIVQIVLAAVYTNGSRYWTFAAVFSFPGTLLRYVLAKYLNPRVKHFPLGTFAANVFGTVLLAIFTLLSRGKLPDGSRIIKFTTTNDVVVGLGNGFCGCLTTISTFINEGHVLPLKKTLIYYFTSIAVSFCLIVVTLGSYAWTRGI; this is translated from the coding sequence ATGGAAAGCAAAGAGAAGCTGGATGCGGAGCCTCGTAAGACTAGGATTGGAGCACAACTTCGCGCGGAGGGTGAAGTGGTACTGCAACTGCTATTCTTTTCGATTCTCGGAAACTATTCGCGTCTCGGTTTAGTTCGACTAACCGACTATAGAGGGTCCTACGTGCAGGGTCCTACCGTTCTATGGGCGAACTTAGCAGCATGCTTCCTCATGGGCGCAGCGCAGGCACTAAAGCCCCGGGACGTGTTCACACCGTTGTTCTTCACAGCGGTCACGACGGGCTACTGCGGGTCGGTGTCGTCGTTCTCGTCGTTCCTGGTGGAGGTCTTTGAGCACGCGACGAATACCGCTGCGGATTCAGGTTCGCATTCGTTTCCAAACCGTGCGTACGGGATAATGGAGTTTCTCTCGGTCCTTTTCGTCCAGCTGATGGTTTCAATGTGCAGCCATCTCTTTGGGTTGTGTCTAGCCCGGGAGTTTTCTGGGTCTCTAGAAACTTCAGGAAGCTGGGAAGCGTCAAAAAATGCACGCAGGGTTAGGAAAGTGCTCAAGCTGGCGGAAAACATCGCACGAATTTTGGCCGTCCCCGTGCTTATCGTCCAAATTGTTCTTGCCGCAGTTTATACCAATGGTTCGAGATATTGGACTTTCGCAGCCGTGTTTTCTTTTCCAGGAACGCTGCTGCGCTATGTTTTGGCAAAATATTTAAACCCGCGAGTCAAACACTTCCCTCTAGGCACTTTTGCTGCCAATGTGTTTGGCACTGTGCTATTGGCAATCTTTACTCTGCTTTCAAGGGGCAAGTTGCCAGACGGAAGTAGAATCATCAAATTCACCACGACTAACGACGTAGTGGTGGGATTAGGCAATGGATTTTGTGGCTGCCTGACGACCATAAGCACGTTCATTAATGAGGGGCACGTACTGCCGCTGAAAAAGACCTTGATCTACTACTTTACGTCAATTGCGGTCTCATTCTGCCTAATTGTTGTAACATTGGGATCCTACGCATGGACCAGAGGTATTTGA
- the DOA1 gene encoding Doa1p (similar to uniprot|P36037 Saccharomyces cerevisiae YKL213C DOA1 WD repeat protein required for ubiquitin-mediated protein degradation forms complex with Cdc48p plays a role in controlling cellular ubiquitin concentration also promotes efficient NHEJ in postdiauxic/stationary phase), with translation MVKKVFKLSATLFGHEQDVKSVAVMSNDEVATCSRDGSVRLWKKGSNDMWQDTILYKVDEFINSLCYDKLSRLLYCGGKDTLINSISPLLGELGQEPEFVLVGHKSNVCALNSSQGYILSGSWDATAKVWFQGALKHELVGHKASVWDVKMLPEVGFYLTASADGTVKLWEGEKVLKTFSNLHTDVVRHLDISPDGDQFASCSNDGTIKINDMDGNTLRTLKGHESFVYCVKYTPCGGLVSCGEDRSVRVWGPDGAVKQVIRVPAVSVWDLDVLPNGDILVGCSDSLARIFTCHEGRVAPQQELDTFAKEVERTAISSQTMGFDESKLSPSEALLNPGKEGQVIVVKSPNGVNEAHQYTQGAWTKVGDVVSSAGNDKKKEFEGKMYDYVFDVDVTEGAPPLKLPFNANGNAYQAADDFLARYELPASYREEVVRFLITNTTGVSLEQDQSSTSNGQSNSIPQSKPMSVLPVREYLDIRSFSPDAIFNGVVKLNAQERSFDDEDLAAIGAALHDVEDNYELLFAQASIIRSSWSNKIPAYDIMRLIVEYLPHADAMSEFIEEGLGSAMPQLEMLTVRTLANCFKNKKWGTELMSKNAVYDSVFQTIEPNRPQASKTVNLAVSIATLIFNYSVMIIKSGNLDLLPTVADALNNKFGPSQMIQDSEEAAYRMLVAYGNLATVEPTLLQFAKSIAWIKPVKEKYGHLSRFSHVFADLL, from the coding sequence ATGGTCAAGAAGGTATTCAAACTTAGTGCTACTCTCTTTGGCCATGAGCAAGATGTCAAGTCAGTTGCAGTAATGAGTAACGATGAGGTCGCTACCTGCTCGAGAGACGGGTCTGTGagactttggaagaagGGGAGCAACGACATGTGGCAAGACACAATTCTTTACAAGGTTGACGAATTCATTAACAGTCTATGTTACGACAAACTTTCAAGGCTATTGTATTGTGGTGGCAAGGATACTCTTATCAACAGCATATCTCCTTTGCTTGGAGAACTAGGGCAGGAGCCAGAATTTGTACTAGTTGGGCACAAGAGTAATGTGTGTGCATTGAACAGCTCTCAAGGGTATATCTTGAGTGGCAGCTGGGATGCCACCGCTAAGGTTTGGTTCCAGGGTGCCCTGAAGCATGAACTGGTTGGACATAAGGCATCCGTTTGGGATGTTAAGATGCTTCCCGAGGTAGGGTTCTATCTAACAGCTTCAGCGGACGGGACCGTTAAGCTTTGGGAGGGCGAGAAAGTGCTCAAAACATTCTCGAACCTTCACACAGATGTGGTCAGGCATTTGGATATCAGCCCAGATGGGGATCAGTTTGCCAGTTGTTCAAATGATGGTACTATCAAAATAAACGACATGGACGGAAACACCCTGAGAACGCTCAAAGGCCATGAAAGTTTTGTATATTGTGTGAAGTACACTCCCTGTGGTGGTCTTGTTAGCTGTGGCGAGGACAGATCTGTAAGGGTTTGGGGGCCTGACGGCGCTGTCAAACAAGTGATAAGAGTCCCCGCGGTTTCTGTTTGGGATCTTGATGTCCTGCCGAATGGGGACATATTAGTTGGGTGCAGTGATTCGTTGGCTAGAATCTTTACCTGTCATGAGGGTAGGGTTGCGCCGCAGCAAGAACTAGACACATTCGCGAAAGAAGTCGAGCGTACTGCAATCAGCTCTCAGACAATGGGCTTTGACGAATCAAAACTTTCTCCAAGCGAAGCTCTCTTGAACCCTGGCAAAGAGGGTCAGGTGATAGTGGTTAAGAGTCCTAACGGGGTAAATGAGGCGCACCAGTACACTCAGGGCGCATGGACAAAAGTTGGCGATGTTGTCAGTTCAGCTGGTAacgacaagaagaaagagttcGAAGGCAAAATGTATGACTACGTTTTCGATGTGGATGTCACAGAGGGAGCGCCACCCCTTAAACTCCCCTTTAATGCAAACGGCAATGCATACCAAGCTGCTGATGACTTTCTTGCAAGATATGAGCTTCCCGCCAGTTACCgtgaagaagttgtgcGTTTTTTGATTACCAATACTACAGGAGTGAGCCTTGAACAAGATCAGAGTTCTACATCAAACGGTCAGTCTAATTCAATACCACAAAGCAAGCCCATGTCAGTTTTGCCTGTAAGAGAATATTTGGATATTCGGTCTTTTTCTCCTGACGCAATTTTCAACGGCGTTGTAAAGTTGAATGCTCAAGAAAGATCATTTGACGATGAAGACTTGGCCGCTATTGGAGCAGCGTTGCATGATGTCGAAGACAACTATGAACTTCTGTTTGCCCAGGCCTCCATAATCCGTTCTTCGTGGTCCAACAAAATTCCTGCATATGACATCATGAGACTTATTGTGGAGTACTTGCCTCATGCAGATGCAATGAGCGAGTTCATAGAGGAAGGTTTGGGGTCCGCAATGCCACAACTGGAAATGTTAACGGTGCGGACTCTGGCTaactgtttcaaaaacaagaagtgGGGTACCGAGTTGATGTCTAAAAACGCTGTCTATGATTCTGTGTTCCAGACCATAGAACCCAATCGTCCGCAAGCTTCTAAAACAGTTAACCTCGCCGTTTCCATTGCCACTCTGATATTTAACTATAGTGTTATGATCATCAAAAGTGGAAATCTTGATTTGCTACCCACTGTTGCGGATGCGCTGAATAACAAATTTGGGCCTTCGCAGATGATCCAagactctgaagaagcagcttaCAGAATGCTTGTCGCTTACGGGAACCTAGCTACGGTCGAGCCAACGCTGCTACAATTTGCGAAGTCGATCGCGTGGATTAAGCCTGTTAAAGAGAAGTACGGCCACCTTTCTAGGTTTAGTCATGTTTTCGCAGACCTCTTATAG
- the SAC1 gene encoding phosphatidylinositol-3-phosphatase SAC1 (similar to uniprot|P32368 Saccharomyces cerevisiae YKL212W SAC1 Lipid phosphoinositide phosphatase of the ER and Golgi involved in protein trafficking and secretion), translating to MAGPLLYSHLGEKIVFKLATPSSEKDVVLSLGPSGQDISLESPEIFPTRGKIVKSAALIGCIKLKLNSYAIFAHRVEEFGVLAGHRIFKVVEHTILPLNKGGQRDKDEQQYLDLLEMQLSSATLFYSYTYDLTNSAQRNEKLDGSSWKTADTRFFWNHYVTHSLRTLAEKCPAAGDFIQPMIFGYAHFIETALNNVPITIGLVTRRSRFRAGTRYFRRGIDSDGNVANFNETEQFLLVKKPEGGNSEFFSFLQTRGSVPVYWGEINNLKYKPNLVLGENSSLDATAKHFDQQKSLYGENYLVNLVNQKGHELPVKNAYESAVNALNDPMIHYVYFDFHHECRKMKWYRVKLLIDHLQKMGLDPEDTFHKIVSPDGKTVDVVREQKSVVRTNCMDCLDRTNVVQSVLASWVLQHEFQIANVVPEGTLWELDLKLLAKFQNFWADNADAVSFSYSGTGALKTDFTRTGKRTRKGAFADFMNSVSRYYQNNLSDGPRQDSFDLFHGNFLPFENSFQSPFPDRRPLSIQIVPTVICAAITVIAATVFFPKGHFFSTKNLSFFFVSSAIVILSLRFIFRNGEQYVNWPKFNNLGFLTAVQTHNKERTFKGIRYVQSPKFSKPGELKRD from the coding sequence ATGGCTGGCCCTTTACTTTACTCCCACTTGGGTGAAAAGattgttttcaaactaGCGACGCCCTCTAGCGAGAAAGATGTGGTCCTTTCTTTGGGTCCTTCAGGTCAGGATAtttctttggaaagccCTGAAATCTTCCCTACGAGAGGCAAAATAGTGAAAAGCGCAGCGCTGATAGGCTGCATTAAGCTTAAGCTTAACTCCTACGCGATTTTTGCTCACCGGGTGGAGGAGTTTGGAGTGCTTGCTGGGCACAGAATCTTCAAGGTCGTAGAGCACACCATTTTACCTCTAAACAAGGGTGGCCAAAGAGACAAAGATGAACAGCAGTACTTGGATCTGTTGGAAATGCAGCTTTCGAGTGCTACCTTATTTTATTCTTACACATACGACCTGACCAACTCCGCGCAGAGAAACGAAAAGCTCGACGGAAGCTCGTGGAAGACTGCTGACACCCGTTTCTTCTGGAACCACTATGTGACGCATTCCTTGCGGACCTTAGCTGAAAAATGCCCTGCAGCCGGTGACTTTATTCAGCCCATGATATTTGGCTACGCGCATTTTATTGAGACAGCGCTCAACAATGTGCCGATTACCATCGGCTTGGTCacgagaagaagcaggtTTAGAGCGGGAACAAGATACTTTCGCCGCGGTATTGATTCCGATGGTAATGTGGCCAACTTCAACGAAACTGAGCAATTTCTCTTGGTCAAAAAGCCTGAAGGAGGGAACTCCGaattcttttcatttttgcAGACAAGAGGTTCCGTGCCAGTCTACTGGGGGGAGATTAACAATTTGAAGTACAAGCCCAACCTTGTTCTTGGGGAAAATTCTTCACTGGACGCCACCGCCAAGCACTTTGACCAGCAAAAAAGCCTATATGGGGAAAACTACTTGGTGAACCTTGTTAACCAAAAGGGACACGAGTTGCCAGTAAAAAATGCGTACGAGTCCGCTGTCAACGCTTTGAACGATCCAATGATCCATTACGTTTATTTCGACTTCCACCATGAGTGTCGCAAGATGAAGTGGTACAGGGTCAAACTGTTAATTGATCATTTGCAGAAAATGGGCCTAGACCCCGAGGATACTTTCCATAAAATTGTGTCTCCTGACGGCAAAACAGTGGATGTTGTTAGGGAACAAAAGTCGGTTGTGAGAACCAACTGTATGGACTGTTTAGATAGGACTAACGTTGTGCAATCTGTGTTAGCAAGTTGGGTTTTGCAACATGAATTTCAGATTGCAAACGTTGTTCCTGAAGGTACTTTGTGGGAGCtggatttgaagcttctggcaaagttccaaaacttCTGGGCCGACAACGCCGATGCTGTTAGTTTCTCATACTCAGGAACAGGCGCCCTGAAAACCGATTTCACGAGAACCGGCAAGCGTACCCGTAAGGGCGCATTCGCTGACTTTATGAATTCAGTATCGCGTTACTACCAGAACAACTTAAGCGATGGACCTCGTCAGGATAGCTTTGATTTATTTCACGGAAACTTTTTACCATTTGAGAACAGTTTCCAATCTCCCTTCCCCGACAGAAGACCTCTTTCGATCCAAATTGTGCCTACAGTAATCTGTGCTGCGATCACGGTTATTGCAGCCACTGTATTTTTCCCCAAGGGCCACTTCTTTAGCACCAAGAACctttcatttttctttgtctCGAGCGCTATCGTGATTTTGTCTCTGAGATTTATCTTTAGAAATGGCGAACAATACGTCAACTGGCCCAAGTTCAACAATCTAGGATTCTTGACGGCGGTGCAAACTCACAACAAGGAGCGCACCTTTAAAGGTATAAGATACGTGCAAAGCCCTAAATTCTCCAAACCTGGCGAGCTGAAGAGAGACTAG
- the TRP3 gene encoding bifunctional anthranilate synthase/indole-3-glycerol-phosphate synthase (highly similar to uniprot|P00937 Saccharomyces cerevisiae YKL211C TRP3 anthranilate synthase Component II and indole-3-phosphate (multifunctional enzyme)), with translation MVFSAKRRVVLIDNYDSFTWNLYEYLCQEGAEVLVYRNDQITLEEIDDLKPDCVFISPGPGHPRTDSGISRDCVRHFAGKIPVVGVCMGLQCMFDVFGGTVSYAGEIVHGKTSQVTHDNKGIFKDIPQGVAVSRYHSLAGEPLSLPEVLEVTARTENGIIMGVRHKNLTVEGVQFHPESILTEAGHVMVRNILNIQGGTWEEHEKLSKEKRVKGSSILDKIYAQRQKDVDELSATPGFTLRDLQSNFNQGLAPEVQDFYTKLSSGPKSAVIAEIKRASPSKGDIDMNAIAAEQGLKYAKAGASAISVLTEPHWFKGSIQDLVNVRRALDIEFKNAPQDRPCVLRKEFIFSKYQILEARLAGADSVLLIVKMLSQDLLLELYNYSKFEVGIEPLVEVSSKEEMGRALELNAKVVGVNNRDLHSFNVDLNTTSSLASSVPEGTILLALSGITSGADAEKYKKEGVKGLLVGEALMRAANVDSLIKDLSA, from the coding sequence ATGGTGTTTTcagcaaaaagaagagtaGTCCTAATTGACAACTATGACTCGTTCACCTGGAACCTTTATGAGTACCTATGCCAGGAAGGAGCAGAGGTGCTAGTCTACCGTAACGACCAAATCACGCTAGAGGAGATTGATGATCTAAAGCCCGACTGTGTCTTCATCTCGCCAGGCCCAGGCCACCCCAGAACTGACTCTGGTATATCCAGAGACTGCGTTCGTCACTTCGCAGGAAAGATTCCTGTTGTCGGTGTCTGCATGGGTTTGCAGTGTATGTTTGACGTCTTTGGTGGAACAGTATCCTACGCTGGCGAGATCGTGCACGGAAAGACATCGCAGGTGACTCATGACAACAAAGGCATCTTCAAGGACATCCCCCAAGGCGTGGCAGTTAGCAGATATCACTCATTGGCAGGCGAGCCTCTTTCACTTCCTGAAGTCTTGGAGGTCACGGCTAGAACAGAAAATGGCATCATTATGGGAGTCAGACATAAAAACCTTACCGTTGAAGGTGTTCAGTTCCACCCGGAGTCGATCCTTACGGAAGCCGGCCATGTTATGGTCAGGAACATTCTAAACATCCAGGGTGGTACCTGGGAGGAGCACGAGAAGCTGAGCAAGGAAAAGCGCGTGAAAGGGTCATCTATTCTCGACAAGATTTACGCACAGAGACAGAAGGATGTTGACGAGCTTTCTGCCACGCCAGGTTTCACGCTGAGGGATTTGCAAAGCAACTTTAACCAAGGTCTTGCCCCAGAGGTTCAAGACTTTTACACAAAGCTTTCCTCGGGCCCCAAATCCGCTGTTATTGCTGAAATAAAAAGGGCTTCTCCATCGAAAGGAGACATTGATATGAACGCTATCGCTGCAGAGCAAGGCCTGAAATACGCTAAAGCTGGTGCTTCGGCTATTTCTGTTTTAACAGAACCTCATTGGTTCAAAGGCAGCATACAAGACCTCGTGAACGTAAGAAGAGCCCTGGATATCGAATTTAAGAACGCGCCCCAGGACCGTCCCTGTGTACTGAGAAAGGAGTTCATTTTCAGCAAATACCAGATTTTGGAGGCTCGCTTAGCTGGTGCAGACAGCGTCTTGCTAATAGTCAAGATGCTTTCGCAGGACCTTCTGCTCGAGCTCTACAACTACTCGAAGTTTGAGGTCGGCATCGAGCCTTTGGTGGAAGTGAgttccaaagaagaaatggGCAGAGCCCTAGAACTGAATGCCAAGGTTGTTGGCGTGAATAACAGAGACTTGCATTCCTTCAATGTTGATCTCAACACAACGAGCTCGCTAGCTTCCTCTGTTCCAGAGGGAACTATCCTGCTCGCGCTGTCTGGTATTACAAGTGGAGCTGATGCTGAGAAGTACAAGAAGGAGGGCGTGAAGGGTCTTTTGGTTGGTGAAGCCTTGATGAGAGCTGCTAACGTTGACTCCTTAATAAAAGACCTAAGTGCCTAA
- the CDC11 gene encoding septin CDC11 (similar to uniprot|P32458 Saccharomyces cerevisiae YJR076C CDC11 Component of the septin ring of the mother-bud neck that is required for cytokinesis septins recruit proteins to the neck and can act as a barrier to diffusion at the membrane and they comprise the 10nm filaments seen with EM), whose protein sequence is MASIIEASAALRKRKNLKRGINFTLMVVGESGSGRSTFVNTLCGQQVVDVSTSIMLPTDRSTQIDLQLREETVELEDDEGVKIQLNIIDTPGFGDSLDNSQSFNVVSDYIRHQYDEILLEESRVRRNPRFKDGRVHCCLYLINPTGHGLKETDVEFMKTLGPLVNVIPVISKADSLTPAELKLNKKLIMEDIDYYHLPIYNFPFEENDISDEDYETNMYLRSLVPFSVIGSNEVYDLGDGAMIRGRQYPWGTLDVEDSSLSDFVVLRNTLLISHLHDLKDYTHEILYERYRTEALSGETSSQRANGNSSTAYADSPVASGKSFQHAETDSLNSSKQASANQDTYLAREEQIRLEEERLRAFEERVQQELLMKRQELLQREQELREIEERIEREARIKEESGDLE, encoded by the coding sequence ATGGCAAGTATCATAGAGGCCTCTGCAGCCTTGAGAAAGCGGAAGAACCTGAAAAGAGGCATCAACTTCACGTTGATGGTTGTAGGTGAGTCCGGTTCGGGGAGATCAACTTTTGTCAACACACTATGCGGGCAGCAAGTGGTGGACGTATCAACCTCTATTATGCTTCCAACGGACAGATCAACGCAGATTGATCTACAATTGCGTGAAGAAACAGTGGAACTGGAGGATGACGAGGGTGTAAAGATCCAATTGAACATCATAGACACACCCGGGTTCGGAGACTCACTCGACAATTCTCAAAGCTTTAATGTGGTCTCTGATTACATTCGCCATCAGTATGATGAAATCCTGCTGGAGGAAAGCCGTGTGAGAAGGAACCCACGTTTCAAGGACGGCAGAGTTCACTGTTGTCTGTATCTTATCAACCCCACCGGTCACGGCCTTAAAGAAACCGACGTCGAATTTATGAAGACTCTCGGGCCTTTGGTCAACGTCATTCCGGTCATCAGCAAAGCGGACTCTTTGACCCCCGctgagctcaagctcaacaaaaaactcATAATGGAGGATATCGACTACTACCACCTCCCCATATACAATTTCCcctttgaagaaaacgaCATCTCCGACGAGGACTACGAGACGAACATGTATCTACGTTCTTTAGTGCCCTTCTCGGTGATCGGATCCAACGAAGTGTACGATCTTGGGGATGGAGCTATGATCCGTGGCCGTCAATACCCCTGGGGCACCCTTGACGTCGAGGACTCATCTCTTTCAGACTTCGTTGTTCTAAGAAACACGCTTCTAATTTCGCATTTACATGACCTCAAGGATTACACGCATGAGATTCTCTACGAGAGGTACAGAACGGAGGCACTGTCAGGCGAGACATCGTCCCAGCGGGCCAACGGGAATAGCAGCACGGCCTACGCCGACTCACCGGTGGCCTCTGGCAAATCATTCCAACATGCCGAAACTGACTCGCTCAACTCCTCCAAGCAGGCCAGTGCTAACCAAGATACATACTTGGCTCGCGAAGAACAAATCAGACTTGAAGAGGAAAGGCTCAGGGCATTTGAAGAGCGCGTTCAGCAAGAGTTGCTCATGAAGAGACAAGAGCTACTGCAGAGAGAACAAGAGCTCAGGGAAATTGAAGAGAGAATTGAGAGAGAGGCTAGAATCAAGGAAGAATCTGGGGACCTTGAGTAA